One part of the candidate division KSB1 bacterium genome encodes these proteins:
- a CDS encoding PTS sugar transporter subunit IIA: protein MHLTDLLSPEVIKVPLAGKEKYEIIEELIGLLDKAGRLENRDLALNAVVERERQMSTGMGDGIAIPHAKTDAVKELSIAFGITRHDVDFQAIDGKPVRLFFLLVGPTDQTALHLKMLSRISRLMHKKEFRDQLRTCMDAEEVLQVIGAEERKYFPI from the coding sequence ATGCATTTGACCGACCTGCTTTCACCGGAGGTCATCAAGGTTCCCCTGGCAGGCAAAGAAAAATATGAAATCATCGAAGAATTGATTGGACTATTGGACAAAGCCGGGCGCTTGGAAAATCGGGATTTGGCTTTGAACGCGGTGGTGGAAAGGGAGAGACAGATGAGCACCGGTATGGGCGACGGCATCGCCATCCCGCATGCCAAAACCGATGCGGTTAAGGAATTGTCCATTGCCTTCGGCATCACGCGGCATGATGTGGACTTTCAGGCCATCGACGGTAAGCCTGTACGGCTGTTTTTTCTGCTCGTCGGGCCGACCGATCAGACCGCGCTGCATCTCAAGATGCTCAGCCGCATCTCCCGACTGATGCATAAAAAGGAATTTCGCGATCAGCTGCGCACCTGCATGGATGCCGAAGAGGTGCTTCAGGTCATCGGTGCGGAGGAAAGAAAGTATTTTCCAATATAA
- a CDS encoding ATP-grasp domain-containing protein → MHRILLLGTAPPQADAAKILKEKGCYVIGCSCRHQGSALKYLDRFELIDIINIDALIQLAQNERIDLIFSIGSDIGTRSAAYVSAALEKPSFIGPDIIDAAANKITLRRLLENAGLNSVRFQSIDSEADLDKWHLYPAIVKPADSQGQRGVRRVENRAEAQQALLAGRSYSPTGQVIIEEFVEGPEISANVWVEAGRVEFCQITDRLVFSDLPGGIPRAHLSPSRVCQGSLAAATRQLIEKTVKALGITAGPVYFQIKLAADGPKIIEVTPRLDGCHLWRLIERTTGVNLLETTLNVLMDQPGGNLRGRDLGSASLTFMAALPNTRFDPSRYSIPPESVYHEFYYEKGETVVAVNGLLEKVGYYIEVNG, encoded by the coding sequence TTGCACAGAATACTGCTCCTGGGTACTGCTCCTCCACAAGCCGATGCTGCAAAAATTCTGAAAGAAAAAGGCTGCTATGTTATCGGCTGCAGCTGTCGTCATCAAGGCAGTGCGCTGAAATATCTCGATCGCTTCGAACTGATCGATATTATTAACATCGATGCCTTGATTCAACTGGCGCAGAATGAAAGAATCGACCTGATCTTTTCGATCGGTTCGGATATAGGAACACGCTCTGCAGCCTATGTCTCTGCGGCGCTCGAGAAGCCGTCTTTTATCGGGCCGGACATAATCGATGCAGCAGCAAATAAAATCACTCTTCGGCGATTGCTGGAGAATGCGGGTTTAAACTCCGTCCGATTTCAGAGCATCGATTCCGAGGCGGATCTGGATAAATGGCACCTTTATCCGGCGATTGTCAAGCCGGCAGACAGTCAAGGACAGCGGGGTGTGCGGCGCGTCGAAAACCGAGCTGAAGCGCAGCAGGCTCTCCTTGCGGGGCGCAGCTATTCGCCGACCGGCCAGGTCATCATCGAAGAATTTGTCGAAGGGCCTGAAATATCAGCTAATGTCTGGGTTGAAGCCGGAAGAGTGGAGTTTTGCCAAATTACCGATCGGCTGGTGTTCAGTGACCTTCCAGGGGGAATTCCGCGCGCCCATCTATCGCCTTCCCGCGTCTGTCAAGGGTCCTTGGCCGCGGCAACCCGGCAATTAATCGAAAAAACCGTAAAAGCCCTCGGCATCACGGCAGGGCCTGTCTATTTTCAGATCAAACTCGCAGCCGACGGTCCAAAGATCATCGAAGTTACCCCGCGGCTGGACGGTTGCCACCTCTGGCGTCTGATTGAGCGAACGACCGGCGTCAATTTATTGGAGACCACTTTGAACGTTCTCATGGATCAACCTGGAGGAAATCTAAGAGGCCGAGATCTCGGTTCCGCAAGTTTGACTTTTATGGCTGCTCTTCCGAATACTCGCTTCGACCCCTCGCGCTATTCTATCCCTCCCGAAAGCGTGTACCACGAGTTTTATTACGAAAAAGGTGAAACAGTAGTCGCCGTGAACGGCCTATTGGAAAAAGTCGGCTATTATATCGAGGTGAACGGATGA